In the Drosophila biarmipes strain raj3 chromosome X, RU_DBia_V1.1, whole genome shotgun sequence genome, one interval contains:
- the LOC108023354 gene encoding disks large 1 tumor suppressor protein isoform X23 translates to MTTRKKKRDGGGSGGGFIKKVSSLFNLDSVNGDDSWLYEDIQLERGNSGLGFSIAGGTDNPHIGTDTSIYITKLISGGAAAADGRLSINDIIVSVNDVSVVDVPHASAVDALKKAGNVVKLHVKRKRGTATTPAAGSAAGDARDSAAGGPKVMEIDLVKGGKGLGFSIAGGIGNQHIPGDNGIYVTKLMDGGAAQVDGRLSIGDKLIAVRTNGSEKNLENVTHELAVATLKSITDKVTLIIGKTQHLTTSASGGGGGGLSAGQQLSQSQSQLATSQSQSQVHQQQHPTPMVNSQSTGALNSVGHTVVDSPPTPQAAAASATASVIASNTTVTTVTATATATNSSSKLPPSLGANSISNSNSNNISNSNSNSINNNINSSSSTTANVAVAAATPAAAAAATPPASFYNNASMPALPVESIQTNNRSQSPQPRQPGSRYASTNVLAAVPPGTPRAVSTEDITREPRTITIQKGPQGLGFNIVGGEDGQGIYVSFILAGGPADLGSELKRGDQLLSVNNVNLTHATHEEAAQALKTSGGVVTLLAQYRPEEYNRFEARIQELKQQAALGAGGSGTLLRTTQKRSLYVRALFDYDPNRDDGLPSRGLPFKHGDILHVTNASDDEWWQARRVLGDNEDEQIGIVPSKRRWERKMRARDRSVKFQGHAAANNNLDKQSTLDRKKKNFTFSRKFPFMKSRDEKNEDGSDQEPNGVVSSTSEIDINNVNNNQANEPQPSEENVLSYEAVQRLSINYTRPVIILGPLKDRINDDLISEYPDKFGSCVPHTTRPKREYEVDGRDYHFVSSREQMERDIQNHLFIEAGQYNDNLYGTSVASVREVAEKGKHCILDVSGNAIKRLQVAQLYPVAVFIKPKSVDSVMEMNRRMTEEQAKKTYERAIKMEQEFGEYFTGVVQGDTIEEIYSKVKSMIWSQSGPTIWVPSKESL, encoded by the exons ATGACGACCAGGAAAAAGAAGCGCGACGGCGGCGGCAGTGGCGGCGGATTCATCAAGAAGGTCTCGTCGCTCTTCAACCTGGATTCg GTGAATGGCGATGACAGCTGGTTGTACGAGGACATACAGCTGGAGCGCGGCAACTCCGGATTGGGATTCTCCATTGCCGGCGGCACGGATAATCCGCACATCGGCACCGACACCTCCATCTACATCACCAAGCTCATTTCCGGCGGAGCAGCTGCCGCCGATGGACGGCTGAGCATCAACGACATCATTGTGTCGGTGAACGATGTGTCCGTGGTGGATGTGCCACATGCCTCCGCCGTGGATGCCCTCAAGAAGGCCGGCAATGTGGTCAAGCTGCATGTGAAGCGAAAACGTGGCACGGCCACCACCCCGGCCGCCGGATCGGCGGCTGGAGATGCCCGGGACAGTGCGGCCGGTGGGCCGAAGGTCATGGAAATCGATCTGGTCAAGGGCGGCAAGGGATTGGGCTTCTCCATAGCCGGCGGCATTGGCAACCAGCACATCCCCGGCGACAATGGCATCTATGTGACCAAGCTGATGGACGGCGGGGCGGCGCAGGTGGACGGGCGTCTGTCCATCGGGGACAAGCTGATTGCAGTGCGCACCAACGGG AGCGAAAAGAACCTGGAGAACGTAACGCACGAACTGGCGGTGGCCACGCTGAAGTCGATCACCGACAAGGTGACGCTGATCATTGGGAAGACGCAGCACCTGACCACCAGTGCgtccggcggcggcggtggaggaCTCTCGGCCGGCCAGCAGttgtcgcagtcgcagtcgcagctgGCCAccagccagagccagagtcaggtccatcagcagcagcatccgACGCCGATGGTCAACTCGCAGTCGACAGGTGCGCTAAACAGTGTGGGACACACGGTTGTCGATTCACCACCAACAccacaagcagcagcagcatctgcCACTGCGTCAGTCATTGCAAGCAACACCACAGTCACCACAgtcacagccacagccacagccaccaACAGTAGCAGCAAGTTGCCGCCATCGCTAGGCGCTAACAGCAttagcaatagcaacagcaataacatcagcaacagcaacagcaatagcatcaacaacaacatcaacagTAGCAGCAGCACGACGGCAAACGTTGCAGTTGCGGctgcaacaccagcagcagcagcagcagcaactccacCCGCCTCCTTCTATAACAATGCTTCCATGCCCGCCCTGCCTGTCGAATCCATTCAAACCAACAACCGATCCCAATCACCCCAGCCGCGCC AGCCCGGCTCGCGATATGCCTCCACCAACGTCCTGGCCGCCGTTCCGCCAGGAACTCCGCGCGCAGTCAGCACCGAAGACATAACCAG AGAACCGCGCACCATCACCATCCAGAAGGGACCCCAGGGCCTGGGCTTCAACATCGTTGGCGGCGAGGATGGCCAGGGCATCTACGTGTCCTTCATCCTGGCCGGCGGTCCTGCCGATCTGGGCTCCGAGCTGAAGCGCGGCGACCAGCTGCTCAGCGTGAACAATGTCAACCTCACGCATGCCACCCACGAGGAGGCGGCCCAGGCGCTCAAG ACTTCTGGCGGCGTGGTGACCCTACTGGCGCAGTACCGCCCGGAGGAGTACAATCGGTTCGAGGCGCGCATCCAGGAGCTGAAACAGCAGGCCGCCCTCGGCGCCGGCGGATCGGGCACACTGCTGCGCACCACGCAGAAGCGATCGCTGTATGTGCGCGCCCTGTTCGACTACGATCCCAACCGGGACGATGGCCTGCCCTCGCGAGGATTGCCCTTCAAGCACGGCGACATCCTGCACGTGACCAATGCCTCCGACGACGAGTGGTGGCAGGCACGACGCGTCCTCGGCGACAACGAGGACGAGCAGATCGGCATTGTGCCGTCGAAGCGGCGCTGGGAGCGGAAGATGCGGGCTCGGGATCGCAGCGTCAAGTTCCAGGGTCATGCGGCAGCTAATAATAATCTGGATAAG CAATCGACATTGGATCGAAAGAAAAAGAATTTCACATTCTCGCGCAAATTTCCGTTTATGAAGAGTCGCGATGAGAAGAATGAAGATGGCAGCGACCAAGAGC CCAATGGAGTTGTGAGCAGCACCAGCGAAATTGACATCAATAATGTCAACAACAATCAGGCGAATGAACCGCAAC CTTCCGAGGAGAACGTGCTGTCCTACGAGGCCGTGCAGCGCCTGTCCATCAACTACACGCGCCCGGTGATTATCCTGGGGCCGCTGAAGGATCGCATCAACGATGACCTAATATCGGAGTATCCCGACAAGTTCGGCTCTTGTGTGCCAC ACACCACCCGACCCAAGAGGGAGTACGAGGTGGACGGTAGGGACTATCACTTTGTGTCCTCTCGCGAGCAAATGGAGCGGGATATCCAGAACCATCTGTTCATCGAGGCGGGCCAGTATAACGACAATCTGTACGGCACCTCGGTGGCCAGTGTGCGCGAGGTGGCGGAGAAGGGCAAGCACTGCATCCTGGACGTGTCCGGGAATGCCATCAAGCGCCTCCAGGTGGCCCAGCTGTATCCCGTAGCCGTGTTCATCAAGCCCAAGTCGGTGGACTCAGTGAT GGAGATGAATCGTCGCATGACGGAGGAGCAGGCCAAGAAGACCTACGAGCGGGCGATTAAAATGGAGCAGGAATTCGGCGAATACTTTACGG GCGTTGTCCAGGGCGACACCATCGAGGAGATCTACAGCAAAGTGAAATCGATGATTTGGTCCCAGTCGGGACCAACCATTTGGGTACCTTCCAAGGAATCTCTATGA